A window of Plantibacter sp. PA-3-X8 genomic DNA:
CCGCGGTTGATGTGCCGCGCCCAGAGCGGCCCACGGTAGAGGAACGCCGTGTAGCCCTGCACCAGCGTGGCTCCTGCGTCCAAGCGTTCCTGCACGTCTTCGGCAGTGTCGACGCCTCCGACCGAGATGACGCACAGCTCCGGGGGCACGATCGCCCGGATGCGCCGCAGGACGTCGAGCGAGCGAGCCGCAAGCGGCGCACCGGACAGCCCACCGGCTCCGGCCGCCTCGACGACGGCGGGATCGGTGGCCAGGCCGTCGCGAGAGATGGTCGTGTTCGTCGCGATGACACCGTCCAGGCCGAGTTCCACGACCAGCTCTGCGATGCGGTCGACCTCCGCATCGCTGAGGTCGGGCGCGATCTTGACGAGCAACGGCGTGGATCCGGCGGCCGCACGGACGGCTTCGAGCAGCGGCGCGAGCTGGTCGAGCTCCTGGAGGCCGCGGAGCCCCGGGGTGTTCGGCGAGCTGACGTTGACGACGAGGTAGTCGGCCACGGGCGAGAGGAGCGTCGCGCTCCGGACGTAGTCGGCCGTGGCGTCGGCGACGTCCACGACACGGCTCTTGCCGATGTTCACGCCGAGGACGGGTCGGTGGCTCACCCGCGCGGTCCGTTCGAGCCGACGCCTGGCCTGGTCGGCTCCCCCGTTGTTGAAGCCCATGCGGTTGACGACCGCCCGATCGGCGATGAGTCGGAACAATCGGGGCTTGGGATTGCCCGGCTGCGGAATCGCCGTGATCGTGCCCACCTCGACATGGCCGAACCCGAGGAGTCCGAGGCCGAGGACGCCCTTGCCGTCCTTGTCGAAGCCGGCGGCGACACCGAACGGGGTCTCGAACCGCAGCCCCAGCGTCTCCACCGACTGGTCGAGTCGCGGTGCCGTCCAGCGTCTGATGACGGGGCCGAGGCCGGTGGCGGGAAGCGAACGGATGACGTCGAAGGCCAGGTGGTGTGCGCGTTCGGGATCGAGCTTGGACAGCACCTGGGCGAAGAGGAAGCGGTACACGGCTCAGAGCTCCTCGGACGGCACGGGGGCGGCACCGGAAGCGTGCTCGACGCGGAGCAGCGCGATCGCGGACTCGAAGTCGTCGAGCGATTCGAAGGCCTGGTAGACACTGGCGAAGCGGAGGTACGCGACCTCGTCCAACTCACGCAACGGCGCGAGGATCGCCAGACCGATGTCGTTCGCGTCGATCTGCGACGCGCCGGTGGCGCGGATGGACTCCTCCACCCGCTGAGCCAGGACGGCGAGGTCGGAGTCCGTCACCGGGCGGCCCTGGCAGGCCTTGCGGACACCGCTCACGACCTTCTCCCGGCTGAAGGGCTCCACCACGCCGGAACGTTTGATCACGCCGAGACTCGAGGTCTCCATGGTGCTGAAGCGCCTCCCGCACTCGGGGCACTGCCGGCGTCGGCGGATGGCGAGTCCGTCGTCGCTGGTGCGCGAGTCGATCACACGGGAATCCGGGTGGCGGCAGAACGGGCAGTACATCAGCGGGCTCCCTCGGGGGCGGTGGGGGCGGTGGTGTCGTCCGCCGCACGGATCTCGGCATCGACGGGCCCGAAGCGGGCCGACACCGCCTCGCCGTGCGCCGGCAGGTCCTCCGAGCCTGAGAGAGCGACGATGTGGGCCGAGACCTGACGGAGCGCCGGTTCGTCGTACCGGACGACCTGCTGCGGCCGGAGGAAGGTGAACGCTCCGAGGCCCGAGGAGAATCGTGCCTGACCGCCCGTCGGGAGGACGTGGTTCGACCCGGCCAGGTAGTCTCCGAGGCTCACCGGGGTGTGGTCGCCGAGGAAGATCGCGCCGGCGTTGGTGATGGCGCCGAGGAGCGACTCCGGGTCGCGGGTCTGCACCTCGAGGTGCTCGGGCCCGTACGCGTTGCTGAACGCCACGGCCGCCTCGAGGTCGTCGACGAGCACGATCGCCGACTGCGGCCCGCCCAGGGCCTCGACGACGCGCGCTCCATGACGTGTGCCTGCGGCGTACCGCTGCAGCCACTCCTCCACCGCGGTGGCGAGCGCCGCACTGTCGGTGACGAGCAGCGATGCCGCCGCCTCGTCGTGTTCCGCCTGGCTGACGAGGTCGGCTGCGACGAGCCGGGCATCGGCCCCGGCGTCCGCGATGACCAGGATCTCGGTGGTCCCGGCTTCGGCGTCGATCCCCACCTGCCCCTTCACGAGGCGCTTGGCGGCCGCCACGAAGATGTTGCCCGGGCCGGTCACGACGTCGACCGGGTCGAGGGCGAGGTCTGGTACTCCGTAGGCGAACGCACCGATCGCTCCGGCGCCGCCCATGGCGTAGACCTCGGTCACCCCGAGCAGCCCGGCGGCGCCGAGGATCGTCGGGTGGACGCGGCCGCCGAACTCGCGCTGCGGGGGCGAAGCGAGCGCCACGGAACCGACGCCGGCCTCCTGGGCCGGCACGACGTTCATGACGACACTCGAGGGGTAGACGGCCTTCCCGCCCGGGACGTAGAGGCCGACGCGACCGACCGGGGCCCAGCGCTGCACGACGGTCGCGCCGTCGCCGAGTTCGGTCGTACGCTCCGGCGGGACCTGCGCTCTCGTGGCGGTCCGGACCCGGTCGATGGCCTCCACGAGCGCGGCGCGCACGGCCGGCTCGAGTGCCGTGACGGCGGCGTCGATCTCGGCCTGTGGGACGCGGATCCGCTCAGGGCGTCCCCCGTCGAACCGGTCTGCCTGCGCTGAGAGCGCCTCGGAACCGTCCGCTCGGACGTCGTCGATCAACGCCTGAGCGGCGTGCGCTGCCGCGGTGATGTCGACGACGGGACGGGGCAGCATGTCCAGGAGCTCGGTGCGGCTCGGCCGCACTCCCCTGAGGTCAATGGTGGTGATCATGGCCGTCACAGCCTATCGTCCGCAGCGGTCCGTCCCGGCTGCCGCCCGCGCCCGAGCGGGGTCAGCCGAGACAGTTCGGGCCGAGCAGGGACTTCAGCTCGCCGAAGAGTCCGGACGAGAGACTGACGCGATGGGGCAGCTCGAACACCCGCGCGATCTCGCCTCGGATGAGCTTCAATCGGACCTCGGTCGACCCAGCGTGCCGCGTCAACACATCGCTGAGCGTGGTCACCGTCTCGGTCGTCGCCCGGGCGTCCGCCATCGACAGCTGGAGCATGCGATCGGCACCGGCCTCGGGCAGTTCGGGCGAGAAGATGCTGTACGCGTGGAGGTTCATCCCGTCGTCTCGGACACTGACCCGTCCGCGAACCACCACGATCGAGTCGCCGACGAGTTCGGATGCGAACTCCTGGTACGCCTTGCCCATGAACATGGCGGTCATCTCGCCGCCGAAGTCCTCGACCTGGATCATGCCGTACTGGTTGCCGGAGGCCTTGGCGATCCGGTGCTGGACACTCGTGACGAGCCCCGAGATCACGACGGTCTCGCCGTCCATGCCCTCGGAGGTCATGAGGTCGGTGATGGTCGTCGTGGCGTGCTTCGCCAACTCGATCTCGAGTCCGGCCAGCGGGTGGTCCGAGACGTACAGCCCCAGCATCTCCCGTTCGAAGTTGAGTTTGTCGCGCTTGCTCCAGTCAGGACGCGCGGGGACGCTCGCGAGCGGCACTTCGCCGACCTCGGCGAACAGGCTGTCGAAGTCGAAGCCGATGCTCCCGGACGCCTCGGCACGCTTGTCCTTCACGACCGAGTCGACGGCGTCCTCGTGGATCTCGTAGAGCGCACGTCTGCTGTCGCCCATGGAGTCGAACGCGCCGGCCTTGATGAGCGACTCGATGGTCCGCTTGTTCGCCACCGGCAGCGGCACCTTGCGGAGGAAGTCGTGGAAGGAGGTGAACCTGCCCTCGCGCTCGCGTGCCTGCCGGATGAGTTCCACGACGTTCGATCCGACGTTGCGGACGGCACCCAGACCGAACCGGATGTCCTCCCCGACTGCGGCGAAGAACCCGATGGACTCGTTGACGTCGGGCGGCAGGACCTGGATCCCCATTCGGCGGCACTCGTTGAGGTAGAGCGCCATCTTGTCCTTGGAGTCGCCGACACTCGTCAGCAGACCGGCCATGTACTCGGCCGGGTAGTGCGCCTTGAGGTACGCCGTCCAGTAGGAGATGACCCCGTAGGCGGCGGAGTGCGCTTTGTTGAACGCGTAGTCCGAGAACGGGAGGAGGATCTCCCACAGCTTGTTGACGGCCTCCATCGAGAAGCCGTTCGCGACCATGCCGCCGGAGAAGCCCTCGAACTGCTTGTCCAGTTCGGACTTCTTCTTCTTGCCCATCGCACGACGGAGGATGTCGGCCTGCCCGAGGGAGAAGCCGGCGACCTTCTGCGCGATCGCCATCACCTGCTCCTGGTAGATGATGAGGCCGTAGCTCGTCGACAGGATCTCGGAGAGCGGCTCCTCGAGCTGCGGGTGGATCGGGGTGATCTCCTGGAGGCCGTTCTTCCGCAGCGCGTAGTTCGTGTGCGAGTTCGCGCCCATCGGCCCTGGCCGGTACAGCGCGATCAGCGCCGAGATGTCCTCGAAGTTGTCGGGTTTCATGAGGCGCAGCAGCGCGCGCATCGGTCCGCCGTCGAGCTGGAACACCCCGAGGGTGTCGCCTCGGGACAGGAGTTCGTACGCACCGCGGTCGTCGAGTTCGAGGTCTTCGAGGACGAGTTCGATGTCGCGGTTGCTCTTGATGTTGTCGAGGGCGTCGTTGATGATCGTCAGGTTGCGCAACCCGAGGAAGTCCATCTTGATCAATCCGAGGGACTCGCACGCCGGGTAGTCGAACTGCGTGACGATCTGGCCGTCCTGCTCGCGCTTCATGATCGGGATGATGTCGATGAGCGGGTCGCTCGACATGATCACGCCGGCCGCGTGGACACCCCACTGGCGCTTCAGGTTCTCGATGCCGAGCGCGGTCTCGAAGACGGTCCGCGCTTCCGGGTCGGTGTCGAGGATGCCACGGAGGTCGACCGCCTCCTTGTACCGCGGGTGCTTGGTGTCGAGGATGCCCTCGAGCGGGATGTCCTTGCCCATGACCGCCGGCGGCATGGCCTTCGTCAGTTTGTCGCCCATGCCGAACGGGAAGCCGAGGACGCGCGACGAGTCCTTGAGCGCCTGCTTGGCCTTGATGGTGCCGTAGGTGACGATCTGCGCGACGCGCTCGTCGCCGTACTTCTCGGTGACGTACTTGATGACCTCGCCGCGGCGGCGGTCGTCGAAGTCGACGTCGAAGTCGGGCATCGACACGCGGTCGGGGTTGAGGAACCGCTCGAAGATGAGCCCGTGGCGGAGCGGGTCGAGGTCGGTGATCTGCATAGCGTACGCGGCCATGGAGCCCGCACCGGAACCACGACCGGGACCGACGCGGATGCCGTTGCGCTTCGACCACTGGATGAAGTCGGCGACGACGAGGAAGTACCCGGGGAAACCCATCTGCACGATGACGCGCGTCTCGTAGTTCGCCCGTTCCCGGACGTCGGCTGGGATCCCGTTCGGGTACCGCAGGTTCAGCCCGGTCTCGACCTCCTTGATGAACCAGCTCTCCTCGTTCTCGCCCTCCGGCACGGGGAACCGCGGCATGTAGTTGGCCGAGGTGTCGAAGGCGACGTCGCACCGCTCCGCGATCGCGAGGGTGTTGTCGCACGCCTCGGGGTACTCGCGGAACAGTCGGCGCATCTCGTCCGCGGACTTCAGGTAGAACTCGTCCGCGTCGAACTTGAACCGGTTCGGGTCGTTGAGGGTGGAGCCGGACTGCACGCAGAGGAGGGCGGCGTGGGCTTTGGCGTCCGCGGCGTGCGTGTAGTGGAGGTCGTTCGTCGCGAGGAGCGGGAGACCGAGGTCTTTGGACAGCCTGATGAGGTCGGCCATGATCCTGCGCTCGATCCCGAGCCCGTGGTCCATGATCTCGCAGAAGTAGTTCTCCGCGCCGAAGATGTCGCGGAAGTCCGCCGCGGCCTTGACCGCCTCGTCGTATTGACCGAGACGGAGTCTCGTCTGCACCTCGCCGCTCGGGCAGCCGGTCGTCGCGATGAGGCCGGCGCTGTACTGGCTCAGGATCTCGCGGTCCATGCGTGGCTTGAAGTAGTACCCCTCGATCGACGCCTTCGACGAGAGCCGGAAGAGGTTATGCATCCCCTCGGTGGTCTCCGAGAGCAAGGTCATGTGGGTGTAGGCGCCGGCGCCGGAGACGTCGTCTCCCCCGCCGTCGCCCCACTTGATCCTCGTCCGGTCGCCGCGCGCGGTCCCCGGGGTGATGTACGCCTCGGTGCCGATGATCGGCTTGATACCGGCATCGGTCGCCGTGCGCCAGAAGTCGAAGGCGCCGAACATGTTGCCGTGGTCGGTCACGGCGACGGCGGGCATCCCCTGCTCGACCGCGGCCTGGATGAGCGGCTTCACGCGGGCTGCTCCGTCGAGCATCGAGTACTCGCTGTGGACGTGCAGATGGACGAACGAATCGGTGGACGTGGGCACGGACGGCGCCTCCGGGGATCGTGCTGTGGGGTTCGGCGCGGACGCCGAGGTGGTCTGTGATCCAGCCTAACCGTCACCGCCGACGGTCGGCTCCGGCGATGCCGTCAGGGACACCGACGGGATCGGCGGGCGTCGGCCCAGTCGAGCTCGAGCACGGACAGCGCGTGCTGGAGGTCGGCCGGGTAGGCAGCCTCGAACCGAACGAACTCGCCCGTGGCCGGGTGGGCGAACCCCAGCTTCGTGGCGTGGAGCCACTGGCGGGTGAGTCCCAACCGCGCCGACAGCGCCGCGTCGGCCCCGTACATCGCGTCGCCGACGCAGGGGTGCCGCTGGGCCGCCATGTGCACGCGGATCTGGTGGGTGCGGCCGGTCTCCAGGTGCACCTCGAGCAGCGAGGCGTACGGGAACGCCTCGAGCGTCTCGTAGTGCGTGATCGAGGGCTTGCCGTCGGCGGTCACGGCGAACCGCCAGTCGTGACGCGGATGGCGGCCGATCGGTCCGTCGATGGTGCCGGCGAGTGGATCGGGATGCCCCTGCACCACAGCGCGGTAGATCTTCTCGACCTCGCGGTCGTGGAAGGCCCGCTTGAGCCAGGTGTAGGCCCGCTCGGTCTTCGCGACGACCATGAGGCCGCTCGTCCCGGCGTCCAGCCGATGGACGATGCCCGCGCGCTCGGCGGCTCCCGAGGTCGAGATGCGGAAGCCCGCCGCCGCGAGGGCGCCGAGCACCGTCGGTCCCTCCCAACCGACCGAGGGATGCGCCGCGACGCCCGCAGGCTTGTCGACGACGACGATCTCGTCGTCGTCGTGGACGATGCCGAGGTCGGGGACGGCGATCGGGACGATCACGGCCTCCCGTCGAGGCGTCCATTCGATCTCGAGCCAAGCGCCGCCGAGCAGGCGATCGGACTTGTCGACCGACTTCCCGTTCATGGTAACGCCGCCGGCCAAGGCCACCTCGGCTGCGTAGCTGCGCGAGAAGCCCAGGAGCTTGGCGAGTCCGGCGTCGACGCGCTCGCCGTCGAGTCCGTCGGGGACGTACAGGCTGCGGGACTCGTTCACGGACGACCTGCGTCCGGGCTCGCGTCGCCAGGCTCCGCAGGATCGAGGACGGCCGCGTCGGCTTCAGCCTCGCGGTCCTCCGCGTCCTGGGCGGCCCGTTCACTGGCTCGCGTCGTGCGCGTGCCGTCGAGGTTGACACCGAAGAGCGTCAGGAGGATGAACAGCGCCATGCTGACCACGATGCAGATGTCGGCCACGTTGTAGATCGCGGGGAGCATCCAGGGCGTCGAAATGAAGTCGACGACGTGGCCGAGGCCGAAGGACGGCTCTCGGAAGAGGCGGTCGGTCAGGTTGCCGAGCACGCCTCCGAGGAGCAGGCCGAAGACGATCGCCCAGGCGCGCGAACGGATGCGGCGCGCGAACCAGACGATGACGACGACGACCACCGCGGCGAGGATCGAGAAGATCCAGGTGTAGCCGGCACCCAGCGAGAAGGCGGCGCCCGAATTCTTGACGAAGTACAGGACCAGCGCCTGTCCGAAGACGGGGACGGACTCACCGACCGTCAGGTTGGTGGTGACGAGGAACTTCGTGAACTGATCGGCCGAATAGGCCACGACGGCAACCAGCGCCAGGACTGCAAGAGTCCTGGCGCTGGCCTTCGACGGTGATGCGGGAGACAACCGGGTGTCTGCGCTAGACCGCTGCGCTGTCGGCGGTGACGCCGGACTTCGCATCGGGTGCGGAGCTCGACGACGAGGCGTCGAGGTCCTTCAGCTGACCCTCGATGTAGCCGCGGAGCTGCGAGCGGTACTCGCGCTCGAAGTTGCGCAGCTCGTCGATCTTGTGCTCCAGCACGGAGCGCTCCTGCTCGAGGATCTGCATCTGTGCGCGCTGCTTGGCCTCGGCCTCGGCGACGACACGTGCCGCGGTCGCGTGACCTTCGGCGATGAGTGCGTCGCGACGCTGAGCGCCCTCTGCGACGTGCTCGTCGTGCAGGCGGCGGGCCAGCTGCAGGAGGTTGTTGGAGCTCTCGGCCGTGTTGTCGGTCGACTCGGCGGCAGGAGCCGCTGCGGGTGCGACGACCGGAGCCGGTGCGGGAGCGGGCTCAGCCTTGGCGAGCGCGGCGGGAGCGGAGGAGCCGCCCTTCTGCAGCTCGGCGACCTTGGCCTCGGCCGCGGTCAGCTTCTGCTGGACCTCGTCCTTCTCCTGGATGAGGCGACGCAGTTCGACGACGACCTCGTCGAGGAAGTCGTCCACCTCGTCCTGGTCGTAGCCTTCGCGGAACTTGGTCTGCTGAAACCGCTTCTGGACCACGTCTTCGGGAGTGAGCGCCATAGCGAACCACCTTCACTGTCGAATCGAAAATCTGTGTACAACGCCCCCACGCTAGCAAAGTCTGACCCAGTGGGTGAGACATGTTGTCAGCGTCGGAGCTTCCCGTCAGGTGACGGGCGTTCTATCGTAGCCGCACAATCGGGGTGAACTCTGCGCGGGCACCGGCGTCGGCGGCTACAGGAGCTGGACGAGCGTCATCGCGATGATGCAACACAGCATCGTGAGCGTCCAACCGAAGTCGAGCGCGACGGGACCGACCGCGACGCGCGGCAGGACACGGCGGAAGAACCGGATCGGCGGGTCGGTGACCGTGAAACTGAGCTCGGCGAGGACCAGGCCGACGCCCGACGGTCGCCACTGCGGTCGGAGTACCCGAGCCAGGTCGAGGATGAACCGCGCCCAGAGGACGAAGAAGTACAGGAGCAGCGCGAGATAGAGGATCGTGCCGATCACGGAGATGAGAGAAGCCACCCCTCGATTATGACTGAGCGAAGAAGGTCGCCTCGGTCGCTTCCGGTGCGCCCTGCCCGTTGTCGCCGGAAACGGCGACGTGCTCGGGCGAGAGCAGGAAGACCTTGCTCGTCACTCGCTCGATCTTCCCGTAGAGGCCCTGCGAGAGGCCACTGGCGAAGTCGATGAGGCGTCGGGCGTCGCCGTCGCTCATCTGGGAGAGGTTGATGATGACCGGGACACCGTCGCGGAAGCTCTCGGCGATGATCTGAGCGTCGCGGTACTGCTTGGGGTGCACCGTGAGGATCTCGTTGAGGTCGGAGCTCGGGGCGACCGGCTGGCGGACCGGGACCGGCTTGCGCAGCGGGGTCACGGGAGCGGCCTTCTCGACGCGCTCGACACGCTCTGCGCGCTCGGGACGTTCTGCCCGGCGAGGCTCGGACTGCTGCGTGGGCTCGGCCTGGGCAGCGTGCTGCTGCTCGTACTCGAGATCATCGTCGGCGAGCCCGAGGTACACCATGGTCTTCTTCAGTGGGTTCGACATCGTTTCCTCCGTGATCTGCGGTCCTTGCACCTTCGAGATTAACGTCACACCGGACGATTCCCGGTGATTGCCGTGCCGATGCGTAGGTGTGTCGCGCCCGCTTCGATCGCCTCGACGTAGTCGTGGCTCATCCCGATCGACAGGCCGTCGGCCTGCGGAGCGAGGGATCGCACCCGCGCGGACGCCGCGACGACCCGCGCGAACGCGGCGGCCGGTGGCTCGTCGAGCGGCGCGACGGCCATCACGCCTCGCAGGAGGACGCCTTCGGCTTCGAGCGTCTCCGTGGCGAGCGCTTCCAGCGCCTCGTCGCCGACCACACCGCCTCGACCCGGGTCGTCGGTCAGGTTCACCTGGAGGAACACCTCGATGAGGCGGTCTGGTGATGACAGCGCGCGCAGGAGTTCGGGCCGGTCCACCGAGTGCACGGCGTCGACGTATCGGCGCACCTGCTTGGCCTTGTTCGTCTGCAACTGGCCGATGAAGTGCCACCGCAACCCGAGTCCGGCGGCCGCCTCGGCCTTGTCGCGGGCCTCCGGGTGTCGGTTCTCCCCCACGTCGGTGACCCCCGCGGCCGCGAGCTGCTGCACGAGTGCGACCGGGTGGAACTTCGTCACGACGATGAGCGTCGGCTCGTGGGTGCGACCGGCCGCACGGGCGGCGTCTGCGACGCGACCGCGGATCGCGGCGAGGCGATCGACCAACGCCGGATCGGGCTCCGAAGAGCCCGACCCGGCCGGGGTGATCGTGTCGCCGCCCACTACTTCAGGAAGTCGGGGATGTCCAGCTCGCCCTCGTCGTCGAACGAGGGGTCGACGACGGCGGTCTCGACGACCGCTTCAGGCTGGCGGTGCGTCGCGCCGGAGAAGGGCGAGGACGCGTTCTGCCTGGAGCCCCAGTCGCCGCCGGAGGCGACCGGCGCCGCAGCGGGCGCCGAGCGGTGCTCGGACGACTCGGAGGCCGTGTTGGCCGAGGTGCTGATGGGAGCACTGGGTGCCTCGTCCGAGGTGCTCATCACGCCGCCCGAGATGACCGCGTCGGCCGGCGAGGCCGCCGTCCTGGTGAGGGGCTCACCGCCGTCGAATCCGGCGGCGATGACCGTCACGCGCACCTCGTCGCCGAGGGTGTCGTCGACGACCGCACCGAAGATGATATTCGCCTCGGGGTGCACGGCCTCCTGGACGAGCTTGGCGGCGTCGTTGATCTCGAAGATGCCGAGGTTCGAGCCACCCTGGATGGACAGCAGGACACCGTGGGCGCCCTCGATGCTCGCTTCGAGGAGCGGTGAGGCGACGGCGAGTTCGGCCGCCTTGATGGCACGATCCGCGCCACGCGAGGAGCCGATACCCATCAGGGCGGAGCCGGCTCCCTGCATGACCGACTTGACGTCGGCGAAGTCGAGGTTGATGAGACCGGGGGTGGTGATGAGGTCGGTGATGCCCTGGACGCCGGCGAGGAGCACCTGGTCGGCGGTCGCGAAGGCCTCGAGCATGCTGATGCCGCGGTCGCTGATCTCCAGCAGGCGGTCGTTCGGCACGACGATGAGCGTGTCGACCTCCTCCTTCAGGCGGGCGACGCCGAGCTCGGCCTGGGCCTGACGGCGACGACCCTCGAAGCCGAAGGGCTTCGTGACGACACCGATGGTCAGCGCACCGATCGACTTCGCGATCCGTGCCACGACGGGTGCGCCACCGGTTCCGGTACCGCCACCCTCACCGGCGGTGACGAACACCATGTCGGCGCCGGCGATGGCCTCTTCGA
This region includes:
- a CDS encoding RluA family pseudouridine synthase, giving the protein MNESRSLYVPDGLDGERVDAGLAKLLGFSRSYAAEVALAGGVTMNGKSVDKSDRLLGGAWLEIEWTPRREAVIVPIAVPDLGIVHDDDEIVVVDKPAGVAAHPSVGWEGPTVLGALAAAGFRISTSGAAERAGIVHRLDAGTSGLMVVAKTERAYTWLKRAFHDREVEKIYRAVVQGHPDPLAGTIDGPIGRHPRHDWRFAVTADGKPSITHYETLEAFPYASLLEVHLETGRTHQIRVHMAAQRHPCVGDAMYGADAALSARLGLTRQWLHATKLGFAHPATGEFVRFEAAYPADLQHALSVLELDWADARRSRRCP
- the nrdR gene encoding transcriptional regulator NrdR encodes the protein MYCPFCRHPDSRVIDSRTSDDGLAIRRRRQCPECGRRFSTMETSSLGVIKRSGVVEPFSREKVVSGVRKACQGRPVTDSDLAVLAQRVEESIRATGASQIDANDIGLAILAPLRELDEVAYLRFASVYQAFESLDDFESAIALLRVEHASGAAPVPSEEL
- a CDS encoding YggT family protein, coding for MASLISVIGTILYLALLLYFFVLWARFILDLARVLRPQWRPSGVGLVLAELSFTVTDPPIRFFRRVLPRVAVGPVALDFGWTLTMLCCIIAMTLVQLL
- a CDS encoding DivIVA domain-containing protein; protein product: MALTPEDVVQKRFQQTKFREGYDQDEVDDFLDEVVVELRRLIQEKDEVQQKLTAAEAKVAELQKGGSSAPAALAKAEPAPAPAPVVAPAAAPAAESTDNTAESSNNLLQLARRLHDEHVAEGAQRRDALIAEGHATAARVVAEAEAKQRAQMQILEQERSVLEHKIDELRNFEREYRSQLRGYIEGQLKDLDASSSSSAPDAKSGVTADSAAV
- the lspA gene encoding signal peptidase II codes for the protein MRSPASPPTAQRSSADTRLSPASPSKASARTLAVLALVAVVAYSADQFTKFLVTTNLTVGESVPVFGQALVLYFVKNSGAAFSLGAGYTWIFSILAAVVVVVIVWFARRIRSRAWAIVFGLLLGGVLGNLTDRLFREPSFGLGHVVDFISTPWMLPAIYNVADICIVVSMALFILLTLFGVNLDGTRTTRASERAAQDAEDREAEADAAVLDPAEPGDASPDAGRP
- a CDS encoding YggS family pyridoxal phosphate-dependent enzyme, giving the protein MVDRLAAIRGRVADAARAAGRTHEPTLIVVTKFHPVALVQQLAAAGVTDVGENRHPEARDKAEAAAGLGLRWHFIGQLQTNKAKQVRRYVDAVHSVDRPELLRALSSPDRLIEVFLQVNLTDDPGRGGVVGDEALEALATETLEAEGVLLRGVMAVAPLDEPPAAAFARVVAASARVRSLAPQADGLSIGMSHDYVEAIEAGATHLRIGTAITGNRPV
- a CDS encoding cell division protein SepF: MSNPLKKTMVYLGLADDDLEYEQQHAAQAEPTQQSEPRRAERPERAERVERVEKAAPVTPLRKPVPVRQPVAPSSDLNEILTVHPKQYRDAQIIAESFRDGVPVIINLSQMSDGDARRLIDFASGLSQGLYGKIERVTSKVFLLSPEHVAVSGDNGQGAPEATEATFFAQS
- a CDS encoding quinone-dependent dihydroorotate dehydrogenase gives rise to the protein MYRFLFAQVLSKLDPERAHHLAFDVIRSLPATGLGPVIRRWTAPRLDQSVETLGLRFETPFGVAAGFDKDGKGVLGLGLLGFGHVEVGTITAIPQPGNPKPRLFRLIADRAVVNRMGFNNGGADQARRRLERTARVSHRPVLGVNIGKSRVVDVADATADYVRSATLLSPVADYLVVNVSSPNTPGLRGLQELDQLAPLLEAVRAAAGSTPLLVKIAPDLSDAEVDRIAELVVELGLDGVIATNTTISRDGLATDPAVVEAAGAGGLSGAPLAARSLDVLRRIRAIVPPELCVISVGGVDTAEDVQERLDAGATLVQGYTAFLYRGPLWARHINRGLDRLARTGR
- the ftsZ gene encoding cell division protein FtsZ; the protein is MTTNQNYLAVIKVVGIGGGGVNAVNRMIELGLRGVEFIAINTDAQALLMSDADVKLDVGREITRGLGAGADPEVGRRAAEDHAEEIEEAIAGADMVFVTAGEGGGTGTGGAPVVARIAKSIGALTIGVVTKPFGFEGRRRQAQAELGVARLKEEVDTLIVVPNDRLLEISDRGISMLEAFATADQVLLAGVQGITDLITTPGLINLDFADVKSVMQGAGSALMGIGSSRGADRAIKAAELAVASPLLEASIEGAHGVLLSIQGGSNLGIFEINDAAKLVQEAVHPEANIIFGAVVDDTLGDEVRVTVIAAGFDGGEPLTRTAASPADAVISGGVMSTSDEAPSAPISTSANTASESSEHRSAPAAAPVASGGDWGSRQNASSPFSGATHRQPEAVVETAVVDPSFDDEGELDIPDFLK
- the dnaE gene encoding DNA polymerase III subunit alpha, which codes for MLDGAARVKPLIQAAVEQGMPAVAVTDHGNMFGAFDFWRTATDAGIKPIIGTEAYITPGTARGDRTRIKWGDGGGDDVSGAGAYTHMTLLSETTEGMHNLFRLSSKASIEGYYFKPRMDREILSQYSAGLIATTGCPSGEVQTRLRLGQYDEAVKAAADFRDIFGAENYFCEIMDHGLGIERRIMADLIRLSKDLGLPLLATNDLHYTHAADAKAHAALLCVQSGSTLNDPNRFKFDADEFYLKSADEMRRLFREYPEACDNTLAIAERCDVAFDTSANYMPRFPVPEGENEESWFIKEVETGLNLRYPNGIPADVRERANYETRVIVQMGFPGYFLVVADFIQWSKRNGIRVGPGRGSGAGSMAAYAMQITDLDPLRHGLIFERFLNPDRVSMPDFDVDFDDRRRGEVIKYVTEKYGDERVAQIVTYGTIKAKQALKDSSRVLGFPFGMGDKLTKAMPPAVMGKDIPLEGILDTKHPRYKEAVDLRGILDTDPEARTVFETALGIENLKRQWGVHAAGVIMSSDPLIDIIPIMKREQDGQIVTQFDYPACESLGLIKMDFLGLRNLTIINDALDNIKSNRDIELVLEDLELDDRGAYELLSRGDTLGVFQLDGGPMRALLRLMKPDNFEDISALIALYRPGPMGANSHTNYALRKNGLQEITPIHPQLEEPLSEILSTSYGLIIYQEQVMAIAQKVAGFSLGQADILRRAMGKKKKSELDKQFEGFSGGMVANGFSMEAVNKLWEILLPFSDYAFNKAHSAAYGVISYWTAYLKAHYPAEYMAGLLTSVGDSKDKMALYLNECRRMGIQVLPPDVNESIGFFAAVGEDIRFGLGAVRNVGSNVVELIRQAREREGRFTSFHDFLRKVPLPVANKRTIESLIKAGAFDSMGDSRRALYEIHEDAVDSVVKDKRAEASGSIGFDFDSLFAEVGEVPLASVPARPDWSKRDKLNFEREMLGLYVSDHPLAGLEIELAKHATTTITDLMTSEGMDGETVVISGLVTSVQHRIAKASGNQYGMIQVEDFGGEMTAMFMGKAYQEFASELVGDSIVVVRGRVSVRDDGMNLHAYSIFSPELPEAGADRMLQLSMADARATTETVTTLSDVLTRHAGSTEVRLKLIRGEIARVFELPHRVSLSSGLFGELKSLLGPNCLG
- the hisD gene encoding histidinol dehydrogenase is translated as MITTIDLRGVRPSRTELLDMLPRPVVDITAAAHAAQALIDDVRADGSEALSAQADRFDGGRPERIRVPQAEIDAAVTALEPAVRAALVEAIDRVRTATRAQVPPERTTELGDGATVVQRWAPVGRVGLYVPGGKAVYPSSVVMNVVPAQEAGVGSVALASPPQREFGGRVHPTILGAAGLLGVTEVYAMGGAGAIGAFAYGVPDLALDPVDVVTGPGNIFVAAAKRLVKGQVGIDAEAGTTEILVIADAGADARLVAADLVSQAEHDEAAASLLVTDSAALATAVEEWLQRYAAGTRHGARVVEALGGPQSAIVLVDDLEAAVAFSNAYGPEHLEVQTRDPESLLGAITNAGAIFLGDHTPVSLGDYLAGSNHVLPTGGQARFSSGLGAFTFLRPQQVVRYDEPALRQVSAHIVALSGSEDLPAHGEAVSARFGPVDAEIRAADDTTAPTAPEGAR